Sequence from the Maribellus comscasis genome:
TCCTTTTTATGGATAGCCTTTTTACTTTACAATGGAAAAATCTCCGCAAAAGTTTGAAATGCATAATCGCAGCTACACCTTTAAAAAGAAGGAGAAGCTTTGCAGCAAAAAGGTGATCGACCAACTTTTTTCTGAAGGGACGTCATTTATATCTTTTCCGTTGAAAGTAATTTATCTGCATTGTGAACTGCCAGTTAAAAGTAAGGTTCAAATCGGTTTTTCCGTTAGTAAAAAAAGTTTCAAAAAAGCTGTACAAAGAAATCTGTTAAAAAGGAGAATGCGGGAAGCGTATCGTTTGAATAAACATTTATTGACAGAAAAAGAGGCAGAAAAACAATTGGCAATTTTTGTTATTTTTATTGGGAAAAAAA
This genomic interval carries:
- the rnpA gene encoding ribonuclease P protein component, with amino-acid sequence MEKSPQKFEMHNRSYTFKKKEKLCSKKVIDQLFSEGTSFISFPLKVIYLHCELPVKSKVQIGFSVSKKSFKKAVQRNLLKRRMREAYRLNKHLLTEKEAEKQLAIFVIFIGKKILDYNTIEQSMIKAMTKCSKINLPEK